From the genome of Blautia hydrogenotrophica DSM 10507:
GAGACTTGGATAACCAGCCGTATGGCACACGTATATTGTTTGGATGAACTGTTGGGGAATAGGCAAAGAGAGGGGCTGGCAGATGCAGCAATCCAAGGGCTTCTCAGAGAACTTCATGATGACAAAAATGGCGGCTGGTATACCGGGCTCACCTCCCAGGGAGTTCCTCTGCCTCAAAAACAATGTTATGCCCATGCTTTTGTCATTTTGGCGGCTTCCTCTGGGCTTCTGGCTCAAAAAAATGGAGCTGAGGAACTTTTGCAGATGGCATTAGACTTGTATGACCTTAGATTTTGGGATGAAGAAAAGGGGCTGTCTTGTGATACCTGGAATACGGAATTTACAATCTTAGAGGAATATCGTGGGCTGAATGCGAATATGCACACAGTGGAGGCGTTTTTGGCCGCAACGGATGCCACAGGAAAAAGAGAGTACACAGAGAGGGCGGGACGCATCATCGATCACGTAATTGGGTGGGCCAGTGGCAACCAATGGAGAATCCCAGAGCATTTTACAAAGTCATGGACACCACAGCTTCAATATAACGAAAGTTGTCCTGAGGATCCCTTTAAACCGTACGGGGCAACGCCCGGGCATGGGATAGAGTGGGCCAGACTTATTATACAGTGGGCATCTTCAGCTCTGGCGAAGAAGAATAGAGCTTCCTATATGGAGGCCTCGCAGCTACTGTACCACAGGGCTATATCAGACGCCTGGAACTGTGACGGGGCCCCTGGACTTGTCTACACGACAGACTGGGACGGGCGACCGATTGTCCATGACCGGATGCACTGGACGTTGGCTGAGGCGATTAACACTTCTGCAGTTCTGTACCAGGCTACGGGAAAAGCAGAGTATTCTAGAGATTACGAAAGTTTTATGCAGTATCTGGATACTTTTGTGTTGGATCATGAAAAGGGCTCTTGGTTTCACCAGTTGAACAAAGACAATCAGGTTGTGAAAACTGTCTGGCCTGGAAAGCCGGATCTTTACCACGCGGTGCAGGCGACATTGATTCCATGCTATCGTTTTGATCTCTCGATAGCTGCCGCTGTAAAGGAGAAGATGGTGACTTGTAATCTGAGTGGGAAAATGATACAATAGCGCTGTATGATTTATCAGATGAGAAAGGAAGTTGCTTATTGCCAAAACCAAAGAAATCTTTACCGAAAGTAAAAATATCACTCAAAGATCTGAAGAAGCTGTTTACACTGAACATCGGTACAGTAATGTTTGGCATTTTGTTTTTGTATTTGCTGATCCTTGGAATACGATACATGACCAGCTCGCATTTTGAGTCTTATCAAGTTACCTCGGGTCCTCTTGCCAGTAATGAGATGTACACAGGATTGGCAATACGGGAGGAAGAGGTGGTGAAAGCCGATGCGGATGGGTATGTCACTTATTACGCCCGGGAGGGAAATAAAATCAATGCCAATGGGGTGGTTTTCGGTTTGAGCTCTGATCAGGCCCTGAATGGTTCAGAAACTTTAGATCAGGAAGATTTGTCTAAAATACGCAGTCAGATGAGCAACTTTTCCTATGGATTTGACCCTGCGAATTTTAACTCTACTTATAGCTTCAAATATGAGCTGGCCGGTGAAATTTTAAATTATGCAGGAGTAAATGACCAGAGTACCGCAGATTCCGATGACGGTACGGCCGCCGTTGTAAATACGGCTGGGCAGATTTTGTCCAAAACCACAACCGATGGAATTGTGCTATACTCTATGGATGGCTACGAGAAAAAAACATTGGAAAAATTGAAAGCAGAAGATTTTGATCAGAATTCATATGAAAAGGAAGACTTAAAAACTTCCCAAAAAGTGAAGACTGGTGATCCTGTCTACACTTTGGTTACAGACGAACGCTGGAGTTTGTTGATTCCTCTCAGCGATAAACAGGCGGCCCAGCTGACGGATACCGACACTATCCGTGTAAAGTTCAAAAAAGATGGTATGACACAGATGGGGAGTTTTTCCATTGAAAAAATTGATGGGGAGAAATATGGAAAGATAGATTTCAACAAAGGATTAATCCGTTATGCGTCAGACCGTTTTTTGGATATTGAGCTGGTTACAAATACGCAGACGGGGTTGAAGGTTCCGCTTTCTGCCATTACGACGAAGGACTTCTATATTGTACCCAAGGATTTTGCGCAGGTGGATGAGAGCGGAGCTTATCAAGGATTTGATCTTGTTACAACCAGTAAAGACGGGGAGAGTTCCACAAAGTTTGTGAGTCCGACAATCTACGCTTCCACAGACGATTACTATTATTTTGAGATGGGAGATGAGAACGGTGACAACAATTCAGAGAATGTTCTCAGAGAAGGAGATGCAATCCTAAAACCAGATAGTTCCGATCGTTATGTGGTGGGAGATACGGGCGCATTAGAAGGAGTCTACTGTATCAATCAAGGATACGCCGTTTTCCGTCGAATTGAGCTAATTGACCAAAATGAAGAGTACGCGATTGTCCGCAAAGACACTACTTATGGGCTTTCCAGATATGACCATATCGCGGAGAAAGCGGACAGTGTCAAAGAATCAGATATTGTCTATTAAGGAGGAAGATACCATGCTGTCAGAAAATCTGAGAGATGTAGAGAAAAAAATTGAAGGTGCCTGTATAAGAAGTGGCAGAAATCCCAAAGAGGTGACTTTAATTGCAGTAAGCAAGACAAAGCCTGTGGAGATGCTTCAGGAGGCTTATGATGCGGGAGCTAGGGAGTTTGGGGAAAATAAGGTCCAGGAGATCACGGCGAAGTACGATCAGCTTCCCCAGGATATCCACTGGCACATGATCGGACATCTTCAGAGAAATAAAGTAAAATATATTGTGGACAAGGTTAAGATGATACACTCTGTGGATTCTCTGCGGCTGGCAGAGACCATTGACAAAGAGGCCCAGAAAAAAAATGTGGTGGTCCCAGTTTTGATCGAGGTCAATGTGGCTGAGGAGGACAGTAAATTCGGATTGTCATTGGAAGAAGTGGTCTCATTGATAGAGGCAGTCTCAAAACTTCCGAATGTGAGGGTTCAGGGACTGATGACGGTAGCTCCTTTTGTAGAAAATCCTGAGGAAAACCGCGAAATCTTTCGAAGTTTGAAAAAATTAAGTGTTGACATTACGGCCAAAAACATTAATAATGTTACTATGAGTGTGCTGAGTATGGGAATGACCAATGATTATGAAGTAGCGATTGAAGAAGGGGCAACCATGGTACGTGTAGGAACCGGTATTTTCGGCGCACGTGATTATTCACGATAAGACTAGGAAATGGAGATTAAAAATGGGTGTTTTTGATAAGTTTTTAGATGCCATTAAATTAAACGATGACTTTGAGGACGATGATTTTTTAGATGACGATATTCTGGACGACGATTTTGATGAGATAGAAGAAAAACCGCGAAAAAAGTTCTTTGATAAATTTTCTAAGAAGAAAGACCTTGAGTTCGATGAGGACATGGATGATTTTGATGACGAGCCAGTGGAGAGAGCCTCAAAAAGAGCATCTAAGACAGCGGCAGCTTCTAAAGTTGTAGAGAGGCCCACAAGGCAGGCTTCCAGACCGGCACCGTCTAAAATTACTCCAATGCGCAACTCCAAGAAAGCCAGCCATAATCAGACAATGGAAGTCTGTGTAATCAAACCTGCTTCCATGGAAGATACCAGGGAAATCGCGGACACATTGGTTGACAATTCTACGGTTGTGTTGAATCTGGAAGGAATGGACGTGGAACTGGCACAGAGGATTATTGATTTTACTTCCGGTGCTTGTTATTCTCTGGGCGGCAGCCTGCAGAAAGTGTCCAGCTATATTTTTATTCTGACTCCGTATAACGTGGACATCACGGGAGATTTCCAGAATATTTTAAACGGAGCGGTACCATCCATGAGGACAGGATATTGATACATGGATAAAGATTTGTTATTTGAAAAACGAATGAAAGATTTGGCAAGCCGTGCCTACAACAGAGATATTGTGTTGTATACGGATTTTCTGAATCTGGATGAACTACATAAGATTCATAGCTTGATTTCGGGGAGCCTTCCAGTGACGGTTTGTACCTTCGGCGGCTATGATTTGGCAGAGCGTCAGATGGCAGCATTTCTCCCTGATGCTCTTTCTTACCTTATGGAGGAGATACTGAGCTATCCCATAGTCTGCCTTAAAATACAGCCTCTTTCTCTAAAGTTCTCAGAAAAGCTGTCCCACAGAGACTACTTAGGAGCTCTGCTGAATTTGGGACTGGAACGTTCCATGCTCGGAGATCTGCTGATTGATGAAACTGGAGCGTACTGTTTCTGTAAGGAGACGATGGCAGGCTTTATTCAAGACAACTTGACACGGGTGAGACATACGGCGGTCCTGACGGTTCAGGTTATGGAGATGGAGGAGCTTCCACAACCCAAATTCCGGGAGATCCAAGGAACCGTTCCCTCTATTCGTCTGGATGTCCTAATTGCACTGGCTTTCGGCGAGTCCAGAAGCAGAATCACTCCGTTCATTGAAGGAGGAAAGGTATTTGTCAATGGACGGCAGATCACATCTAATGGCTATACCCCAAGAGAGAAGGACCTGATTTCTGTCCGACAGAAAGGACGATTCATCTATGAGCAAATCCTGACTCAGACAAAGAAGGGGAGATACCGTGTTTCAGTGAAAAGATATCTATAAGTAGGAGCAAAAAATGACAAAAAAGACAGCGATAATCAAAGGAATTTTAGGATTTCTTCTCTTTTTTCTGGCGGATCAGGGAACAAAACTGCTGGCGGTGAGGAACTTGAAGGGAAAGGAAAGTGTGGAGCTTATTCCAGGAGTGCTGGAATTTCAATACTTGGAGAACAGAGGAGCGGCATTTGGGATTTTGCAGAACCAACAGTGGCTGTTTATTCTGCTGTGCTGTGTGTTTCTGGTGATAGCAGCCTATTTTTACTACCGACTGCCATTAGAGAAAAAATATTGGCTGTTTCGCCTGATGGCAGTTTTGCTTGCAGCCGGTGCTCTGGGAAACCTCGTGGACAGAATTTTACACAAGTATGTCGTGGACTTTATCTATTTCTCCCTCATTCATTTTCCTATCTTCAACGTGGCGGACTGCTGCGTGGTCATCGGAGGCATTTTGATGCTGTTCAACGTACTTGTGGTGTACAAAGAGGAAGACTATTCTTTTCTAAAATGGAGACGAAGTAGATGAGTGACTCAGAGAATGTATGGCTGAAAGCCGAAGAGCAGGATGAGAATCAAAGAATCGACAAATATTTAGCACGGGTGATGCCGGAGATCTCTCGTTCCTATTTTCAGAAACTTTTGAAAGACGGGGGAGTATTTATCGATGGGAAGGTCGCGAAGGCGAGCGACCGCCTGCAATGCGGGGATGAGATTTACTTTCAGATGCCCAAAAGCAGGGAGCCGGATATAGAGCCGGAAGATCTTTCGCTGGATATTCTCTATGAAGACCCCTATCTGCTGGTCATCAACAAACCCAAGGGGATGGTCGTACATCCCTGTCCAGGACATTACAGTGGGACGCTGGTGAACGGCGTCCTGTTTCACTGTAAAGGACAACTGTCAGGAATTAATGGGGTGCTTCGTCCCGGCATTGTTCATCGAATTGACAAGGATACCACCGGAGCTCTGGTAGTCTGTAAAGACGATCAAACGCACCGAAATCTTGCGGTTCAGCTTGCTGAGCACACAATTACCCGCAGGTATCGGGCAATTGTAACCGGCAATCTGTCCGCTGACGAGGGAACTGTGGAAGGCCCCATCGGGCGGCATCCTGTGGACCGAAAAAAGATGTCGATCAACTTTAAGAATGGAAAAGATGCAGTGACCCATTACAGAGTGCTGGAACGTTTTGGGAAGGCTACTTATATAGAGTGTCGGCTAGAGACCGGGCGAACGCATCAGATACGGGTGCATCTGAGCAGTATTGGACATCCTCTGCTAGGAGACACTGTTTATGGTTCTTCTAAGAACCCTTATGAACTTCAGGGACAGACTCTGCACGCCATGGTTTTAGGATTTACACATCCATATTATGAAAAATATGTCGAATTTGAGGCACCTTTGCCAGAGTATTTTCAAAAAATGTTGGAAAAATTAAGAAAATAAATGGAAATCCAACAAAAAGTATTGTATAATGTTTTTATACAATAGGAATGGCCTTGTCGCGTTAATGCGTGAAAGTCCTTTTGCTATCAGGACAGCAAGGGTTTTGGTGAAGGGAGTGACCGATATGAAAACAAATGCGATTATTACGATTGGAAGACAGTACGGAAGCGGCGGAAGACAGATTGGTCAGGAGGTTGCACGGATTTTTGGGATAAAATGTTATGACAAGGAATTGTTGGAACATGCAGCCAATGACAGCGGAATCTGTAAGGAATTGTTTGAAAATCATGATGAAAAGCCCACCAACAGTTTTCTGTACTCTCTAGTGATGGATACCTATTCTTTTGGATATTCCTCCGCGGCCTTTACAGACATGCCCATGAACCACAAAGTTTTTTTAGCGCAGTTTGACGCCATCAAGAAGCTGGCTGCGGAAGGCCCCTGTGTTATGGTAGGCAGGTGTGCAGATTATGCGCTCGCAGACATGAAGAATGCCTTCAGTGTCTTTATTCACTGTGATTTAGATCAAAGGATCAAGAGAATCTCAGAGAAATACGACAAGAAGGCAAGTGCTTCAAAAGATGTGATCTTAAAGACAGATAAGAGTCGTTCTAGCTACTATAATTATTATACGAATAAGAAATGGGGAGAGGCGTCCAGCTATCATCTCTGTGTGGACAGTGGAAAATTTGGAATCGACGGTTCCGTCAAGGCCATTGTGGAGGCGATCAAGATTTTCGAGAGTACCTTGTAGGCCAGCCTTTCAAGTCTGCATTCAAAATGGCGGTGAACATTCTTTGCTTGACGCCTGGATTTTCCAGATTTAACGTGCGCAGAAGATCTTTCGCGTATTCGCGTTTGGTATTGCCGTCAGCGGGACAGGCGCTCTTCTCCACAGGAAGATCGTATTTGTTTTTGAAACCGATGATATCCGCCTCATCGACATACAAGAGAGGACGGATGAGTGTGAGATCCATGCGGTCCCAATAAGTCATCGGGGAGAACGTGTGGAAGCGCCCTTCAAAAATTAACGAGAGCAGCATGGTTTCTACCACATCATCCTTGTGGTGGGCATAGGCGATTTTATTACAATTTAATTTTTTTGCAACCTCATTAAGCGCCCCTTTTCTCATCTTGGCACAGAGAGAACAGGGGTTGCTTTCTTTTCTGTCCTGAAAGATGATTTTAGAAATCTCTGTAGGAACAACAGTGTAGGGAACTTCCAATTTGTCACAAAGCTGCTGTATTTTATCCGTGTGGAAATCTCCAAATCCCATGTCCACTGTGATTGCTTCTAGCTCAAAAGGATTTGGATAAAAACGTCTCAACCCTGCCAATGCATATAAGAGTGTCAGACTGTCTTTTCCGCCGGAGATTCCCACAGCGATTTTGTCTCCTTTTTCTATCAGGTGAAATTCATCGACTGCTTTTCTAGTGATGCTCAACAACTGTTGATATTTCATATCTTGTATTTATCCTCCATAGTTTTTTGCGGAACTGGGAAAACCCTCAAAATTAGTTTTTTTATCCCAGTATCGCTCGATACGATAACGAGTTTATTATATCGAATTTATGTTAAAAAAGATAGGAAAAAATTTAAAAATCTGTGACAAATATTAAAATTCATGTTATAATTTTACCAGCTATTTCTAAAAGTGGAGGTTGGTTATGAAATTCCGTTGGGATAACAAATACTTGTATTGGGGTGTAACTGGGTTTGTCGTAGTGGCAGCCAGTATGCTTTTTTATTTCGGAATTTTCCAGATGGGCGTTTTAATTCGCGGTATCAGTATTTTTCTTCATATACTTATGCCAATCCTCTATGGAGCCGCGATTGCTTATCTGATTTGTCCAATCACCAATTTTCTGGAGAGAAAGGTATTCTTTCGATTCCTAGAGCACAGGCATTTTCATCTCTCCAAACGCATAAAGAGCGTGGTGCGCTATGTGAGTATTTTGCTTTCTCTCGTATTTATGTGCTGTATTATCTATTCACTGCTGATGATGCTGTTGCCTGAGCTAATACGAAGCATTGTGAATATTATCTATAATTTTCCAAGTTATATTTTAAGCGCACAGAAATGGATTAATGATGTTTTAGAAGGGAATTCTCAGCTCCATTCTTTTTTTCAAGAATTTCTCAGCCAGTATTCTGTGAAGATTGAGGCCTATCTCACTGGTAATATTCTGCCTAAACTGCAAGAGACGTTGCAGAATTTCTCAGAGGGCGTTTTTGACATGCTCAATGTGCTGAAAAATTTATTGATCGGAGCGATCGTATCGGTTTATATTTTGGCCGACAAAGAAGGGTTTGTAGCCAAGAGCAAGATGTGGCTCTACTCTTTTTTATCCCCGGAAAGGGCAAATGTGGTGATTCGCAGCATGAGATTCACCCACAAAACTTTCGGCGGCTTTATCAATGGTAAACTTCTGGACTCTCTGATTATTGGGATTCTCTGCTATATAGGGACCAATCTGATCGGAACTCCTTACGCCACATTGATCAGCGTCGTCGTAGGTGTGACAAATGTAATTCCATTTTTCGGTCCCTATCTGGGAGCGATTCCCAGTGCCATCCTGATTTTATTGGTGGACCCAATACAGTGTATCTATTTTGTGATTTTTGTTTTCGCGCTTCAGCAGTTTGACGGAAACATTTTAGGACCGAAAATTCTAGGAGAGTCCACAGGACTGTCCAGTTTCATGGTGATCCTGGCAATTTTAATGGGAGGCGGACTGTTCGGAATTTTTGGCATGTTTGTAGGAGTGCCGGTTTGTGCGGTGTTGTACGCGATGACCTGGAAAATTATTCGAAGGTCTCTGAAAAAGAGAAAACTGCCGACGGATGCAGTGGATTATTATAATATTGACTGTCTAGATCCTAAGACTTTGCAGCCTCAGAAGATGGAGAATTTAAATTTGAGGAAAAAACATCACAGTCATAAAAAGAGAGCGGAGGAGAAAGAAGAAAATCATGAGAATGGTGATACAGAGAGTAAATCACGCGAGCGTGACAGTAAATGAAAAAGTAGTGGGGAAAATTGAAAAAGGCTTTGTGGTGCTGATCGGTGTCGGACAAAATGACGACCGACAGACTGCTGATAAGTATTTAAAGAAGATGCTAGGCCTTAGAATTTTTAAGGATGAAAATGACAAGACAAACTTGTCTTTGAGCGATGTGAAGGGACAGCTGCTGATGATCTCACAATTTACGCTCTACGCGAACTGCAGGAAAGGAAACCGTCCCAGTTTCATAGAAGCCGGAGCGCCGGACATGGCGAATGAGCTCTATGAGTATATGGTAGAAAAAGCCAGGGAACAGGTTTCCGTAGTCCAGACAGGATGTTTTGGGGAACACATGAAGGTGAGTCTGGAAAACGATGGCCCATTTACAGTGATTCTGGATGAATCGCTGATGGGATAGATTGGAATGGGAGCAAACCAAAATTAAAACAACGAAGAGGGTGAGAGTATGAAGAAAAGAAATTATGTGTATGGTCTGTTTCTTATTCTTATGCTGTGCTTTGGTTTAGGCACAATGTCATATGCGGAGGTGACAGTTCACGCCGCGGCTGTGAAAAAGCAAAATGGCTGGGTCACGGAAAACGGTAAGAAGTATTACTATATCGACGGACAGAAAGCAAAGGGGAAGACGAAAATAGGTGGGAAAACCTACTATTTTAATTCTGTGCATGGCTATATGCAGACTGGATGGTATAAGACATCGGCAGGAAACTATTATTATTTCGGCGACGATGGTGTCATGCGTACCGGTGTTCAAGAAATCGAATCTGTACAGTATTACTTCAAGAGTTCTGGAAGAATGACTCAAGATGAGATTGTCACAGTAAAAGGAAAAAAGTATTATTACGATAAAGAAGGAAAGCTGTACAAAAGTGGTTGGCTGAAGGACTCTAAGGGAGAATACCGCTATTTCTACCGCAAGGATGGCCATATGCTCACAGGCTGGAACAGCATTAACCATAAGAAATATTATTTTGAACCGTCTACCGGTGTGCGGTATACAGGACTGCGCACAATCGGCGGAAAGAAATACTATTTCAATGCTGTACACGGCTATATGCAGACTGGGTGGTTTAAGACCCAGGCCGGAAATTGTTATTATTTTGGTGACGACGGCGTGATGCGCACTGGAAAGCAGAACATTGACTCAGCGGAGTATTATTTCCAAAGCTCCGGAAGAAGGGCACAGAATACCATCGTCACGATCGGTAGTAAAAAATACTACTATGACGAGAACGGCAAGCTGTACAAAGGCGGGTGGCTGGACTATAAAGATGGGCATACTTACTATTTTTACCGTAAAGACGGCCACATGTTAAAGAGTTGTTGGATTACCTCTAAGGAAAATGGAAAGACATATAAACGTTATGTCCGTTACAATGGCTGGAGAGCGGAAGGCTGGCTGAAGAACTCCAAGGGAGAATACCGCTATTTCTACCGCAAGGATGGCCATATGCTCACAGGCTGGAACAGCATTAACCATAAGAAATATTATTTTGAACCGTCTACCGGTGTGCGGTATACAGGACTGCGCACAATCGGCGGAAAGAAATACTATTTCAATTCTGTGCACGGCTATATGCAGACTGGATGGTTTAAGACCCAGGCCGGAAATTATTATTATTTCGGTGACGACGGCGTGATGCGCACTGGAAAGCAGAACATTGACTCAGCGGAGTATTATTTCCAGAGCTCCGGAAGAAGGGCACAGAATACCATCGTCACGATCGGTAGTAAAAAATACTACTATGACAAGAACGGCAAGCTGTACAAAGGCGGGTGGCTGGACTATAAAGACGGGCATACTTACTATTTTTACCGTAAAGACGGCCACATGTTAAAGAGTTGTTGGATTACCTCCAAGGAAAACGGAAAGACATACAAATACTATGTCCGTTACAATGGCTGGAGGGCGGAAGGCTGGTTGAAGAACTCCAAGGGAGAATACCGCTATTTCTACAGTAAAGACGGGCATATGCTCACAGGTGCGAATCGTATTAATAAAAAGTTGTATTATTTCGATCCATCCACCGGTGTACGCCAGACTGGCCTTATGAAGATTAACGGTAAATTTTACTACTTTGGTAGCAATGGCGCCGCTTACGCGAGCCAGTGGGTAAAAAAGGGTGGTAAAATTTATTACGCAAGCTCCAGCGGTGCTCTACTTTTAGGTTGGCAGGACATCGGAGGAGACCGGTATTATTTCAGTAAACGGTATGGATTTGCTTTGACAGGATTTAATCACATCAATAAAAAACTGTATTACTTTTATGAGAGTACGGGCATAATGGCCAGAAACACCTGGGTGGATTCCACACATTATATGGGAAGCGATGGAGTGTGGGAAGAAGGAAAAGTAAACCAAGCCAATACTCTAGCCTGGCCGCTCAAGAGTTGGTCTTACATCTCTAGTTATTTCGGAGGCAGAGATTCACCGGGGGGAATTGGCTCCACCAATCACATGGGCATTGATATTGCAGCGAACAGTGGAACTCCGATCTATGCGGCGGCTTCCGGAACTATTGTTATCCGTCAGTACAGTTCTTCTGCAGGCTACTATATTCAGATTTCCCACGGAACACTCAATGGGAAAGCGTTGGAAACCCAGTACATGCATCAGAGCAAGTTTGCTCCTGGGTTGAAAGTGGGAGATAGGGTGAGCAAAGGGCAGCTGATCGGTTATGTGGGCTCCACAGGTAATTCCACGGGACCGCATCTGCACTTTGGAGTGAAAGCCAACGGTTCTTATGTAGATCCACTGGATTATGTGACAGAACCAAAACATTAGACAGAATAAGAATAATAAAGAAGAGCCGTCAAGGCAGCTTTGATTCAAAGAAATCATGGGCTGTCATGACGGCTCTCACATATTTTAACTTGTTGAGTAAATTTGATTCCTTGTTCTGTCAGACGCAGGATGGCATCCGTATCCATCGAAATGTTATTTCTCCCGCAGTGTAACCGCAGAGGCAGCCTTTCTTCTGCGGCTGTCATCAATGGCGGCATAGTGTTTTTTGGTTGTATTTACGTCCCGATGCCCTAAGACATCAGCTACTAAATAGATGTCTCCAGTTTCTTGGTAGAGGGCAGTGCCATAGGTGCTCCTCAGTTTATGAGGTGTGATTTTTTTTGTGGTGGTGATCTGGGAGGCGTATTTTTTAACCAAATTTTCCACAGCCTGAACTCCTAGGCGTTTTCTTTGAGTGGAGTAGAAGAGTGCGTGTTCGTGGCCTACCACGGGAGTAATATTATCCCGTGCCTTCAGATAACGACGAAGAGCAGTCTCCACTTCACTGCCAAAATAGACAATCATCTCGCCACCGCCTTTTCTCGTGACTTTGATTCCATTGTTCTTAAAATCTAGATCTTCCACATCCAGCCCCACACATTCCGACACTCGAATCCCTGTGCCCAGTAGAAGAGTGACAAGTGCCAAATCGCGTTCCTTGGTCTTTTCGTAGTACACCTTTTTTTGTCCGGTCAGCTCATCGCCGGCGTGTTCGATGTAGTCTAAGAGCAGAGCCACTTCGTCAGCGTCCAACCGAGTAATTGCTTTTTGGTGGAGTTTAGGCATATCTACCAACAAAGTGGGATTTGTCTCTATCATTTCCCTTTTATAATAGTAAGCATAAAAGCTGCGCAAGGAGGACATCTTTCTCTTTAATCCGCGCTCACCGTTGGTGGTAGTCTTATTTTGGTTTTGATATACTTTTAGATATTCCTGGTATTCCTCGATATCCAGAACCTGGAGCTGGTCTAGGATATCCACGGTGAACTGGTCCATGGGGCGGTTTTTGAACGTAGGATTTTCCTCTAAGAGATATTGGAAGAAGACGCGGATATCATAGGCGTAGGAGATTCGCGTTTTGGTGGTTGTAGTGGCCTCTAGCGCTCGGAAATAATCACGGCAAAAAGGCGGAAGGGTTTTTAAAATTTCTCGAAGTTTCAGAGTATTTTTTACATCGGTCTGTTCATGATAAGTAATTCGTTTTTCCATACTTAAAAGCGCCTCCTTTGAAATAACGATACATCTATTTGAAAAACCTGGGTTTTTCAAATAGATGTATTTTTAATTATAAGCCACACAAAGAAAAACTTCAACTGTTTTTTTCTGTGTGGCTTGGTATTTCAAGGCTGCAAAATATGGGCGGTCTCTTCTTTTCTGAGTACTCTTAGAATTCCCTCAGCCAATGCCTGCATTTCATTTTCCCCAGGCAGTATGGCGACCGGAGCCAAAAATGCAATTTTTTTCTGAATCAGGTCCGTCAGCCTCTTAGAATGCGCGAGACCTCCGGTGAGGATGATGTAATCGACCTTTCCCTCCACTGTGGGCGCCAATTTCGCAATACTCTTGGCAATTGCCAGAGCCATTCCTTCCTCCACGAAGGCAGCCTCTTCGTCTCCGTTCTCAATGAGTTTTTCCACCTCCCTTAAATCAGAGGTCCCAAAATATGAGATCAGCCCTCCAGTTCTCTGAAGCCTTTTCATCAGCTCTTCTCTTGTGTATTTTCCGCTATAGGCCATATCCACCACGGTGTA
Proteins encoded in this window:
- a CDS encoding RluA family pseudouridine synthase, which encodes MSDSENVWLKAEEQDENQRIDKYLARVMPEISRSYFQKLLKDGGVFIDGKVAKASDRLQCGDEIYFQMPKSREPDIEPEDLSLDILYEDPYLLVINKPKGMVVHPCPGHYSGTLVNGVLFHCKGQLSGINGVLRPGIVHRIDKDTTGALVVCKDDQTHRNLAVQLAEHTITRRYRAIVTGNLSADEGTVEGPIGRHPVDRKKMSINFKNGKDAVTHYRVLERFGKATYIECRLETGRTHQIRVHLSSIGHPLLGDTVYGSSKNPYELQGQTLHAMVLGFTHPYYEKYVEFEAPLPEYFQKMLEKLRK
- a CDS encoding AAA family ATPase, yielding MKTNAIITIGRQYGSGGRQIGQEVARIFGIKCYDKELLEHAANDSGICKELFENHDEKPTNSFLYSLVMDTYSFGYSSAAFTDMPMNHKVFLAQFDAIKKLAAEGPCVMVGRCADYALADMKNAFSVFIHCDLDQRIKRISEKYDKKASASKDVILKTDKSRSSYYNYYTNKKWGEASSYHLCVDSGKFGIDGSVKAIVEAIKIFESTL
- a CDS encoding tRNA 2-thiocytidine(32) synthetase TtcA, whose amino-acid sequence is MKYQQLLSITRKAVDEFHLIEKGDKIAVGISGGKDSLTLLYALAGLRRFYPNPFELEAITVDMGFGDFHTDKIQQLCDKLEVPYTVVPTEISKIIFQDRKESNPCSLCAKMRKGALNEVAKKLNCNKIAYAHHKDDVVETMLLSLIFEGRFHTFSPMTYWDRMDLTLIRPLLYVDEADIIGFKNKYDLPVEKSACPADGNTKREYAKDLLRTLNLENPGVKQRMFTAILNADLKGWPTRYSRKS
- a CDS encoding AI-2E family transporter, translating into MKFRWDNKYLYWGVTGFVVVAASMLFYFGIFQMGVLIRGISIFLHILMPILYGAAIAYLICPITNFLERKVFFRFLEHRHFHLSKRIKSVVRYVSILLSLVFMCCIIYSLLMMLLPELIRSIVNIIYNFPSYILSAQKWINDVLEGNSQLHSFFQEFLSQYSVKIEAYLTGNILPKLQETLQNFSEGVFDMLNVLKNLLIGAIVSVYILADKEGFVAKSKMWLYSFLSPERANVVIRSMRFTHKTFGGFINGKLLDSLIIGILCYIGTNLIGTPYATLISVVVGVTNVIPFFGPYLGAIPSAILILLVDPIQCIYFVIFVFALQQFDGNILGPKILGESTGLSSFMVILAILMGGGLFGIFGMFVGVPVCAVLYAMTWKIIRRSLKKRKLPTDAVDYYNIDCLDPKTLQPQKMENLNLRKKHHSHKKRAEEKEENHENGDTESKSRERDSK
- the dtd gene encoding D-aminoacyl-tRNA deacylase, which gives rise to MRMVIQRVNHASVTVNEKVVGKIEKGFVVLIGVGQNDDRQTADKYLKKMLGLRIFKDENDKTNLSLSDVKGQLLMISQFTLYANCRKGNRPSFIEAGAPDMANELYEYMVEKAREQVSVVQTGCFGEHMKVSLENDGPFTVILDESLMG